caatattatttttccaataaataatttgttattttgtttattgATATTTTAGTATTTGGGACGAGGAATCGCGGGAATCCAAGGACCAATATTTACAGGCTCTGGATGTTTTCACACTAGAAAAGTTATGTACGGTCTTTCTATCGATGATTTAGATGACGGTGGAAGTATTTCTTCAGTTGCTACAAGTAAGAACTTTTCATAAGTCTACCTATATACATCCAGCTATTTTGATATTCAATTATAAACCAAACTCTTTATGCCTCTCTTGATATGTGTGATTAAGGGAGGATGTTAGCTGAGGGGAGTCTAGCGAAAGAATTTGGGAGTACTAAAGAGATAGTGAAATCGGTGGCCGAGGCGTTACAAAGAAAACCAAATCCCCAACAAACCATTACAAACTCCATAAAAATAGCCAAAGAAGTGGGGAATTGTCACTATGAATACCAAACCAGCTGGGGCAAAACCGTAATTCCCTTAATTTaataaccatataataaaatcaaaataaaatattttacagtaTGCTTTTGTTTTATTCTATGTAAATCGTTTAGATCGGTTGGTTATACGATTCGATGGCTGACGATGTAAACACAAGTATTGGAATCCATTCGAGAGGATGGACAAGCTCCTACGTTTCACCAGATCCACCAGCATTTCTAGGCTGTATGCCGCCAATGGGACCGGTGGCCATGGTCCAGTGGCGGCGATGGGGGACGGGCATGCTCGAAGTCTTTTTCAACAGACAAAGTCCGTTGATGGGATTATTTCACCAAAAAATAAGATTCAGACAACGATTGGCTTACATTTCCATTTCTATGTGGGGTCTAAGGTCAATCCCTGAGCTCTTTTATTGTCTCTTGCCTGCCTATTGCCTACTACACAACTCTGCCTTGTTTCCCAAGGTGACTCTCGTTTATTATCTCTACTCATGTATAACTTAAAAAGCTAATGTTTTGTGTTGCTTACTTGCTTTAGGGACTTTGTTTAGGTGTCATCGTCACACTCGTGGGGATGCATTGTCTCTACACTCTATGGGAATTTATGAGGGTTGGTTTTTCCGTACAATCATGGTATGTCTCCCAATCAATTTGGAGAATAAAAGCCACTTCTTGTTGGTTATTTAGCATCCTTGATATCACGCTAAAGCTTCTTGGAATTTCGAAAGTCGTGCTCATAGTGACCCAAAAGACTACGCCTGAGTCTAGGTCAGGGTCAGGAGACGAACCACCTCAACGTATAGATGATGACTTAAACCCATCTTCGGGTAAATTAGAAATCGATGGCTCACTTTATTTCTTGCCAGGCACATTTATTGTGTTAGTAAATCTAGCGGCAATAGCCGGTTATGGGGTAGGTCTACAGCAATGGAGTTGCAAGCATGGAACAGGTGGTTCGGGTTTGGCCGAGGCTTGTATGTGTGTTTTGGTGGTTATGTTATTCCTTCCATTCTTAACCGGTCTGTTTAAGAAGGGAAAATATGGTATCCCGTTGTATACTTTATGCAAAGCTGTATTTTTAACAGctttatttgttgttttctcTGTGGGAAAGTAGTATAGTGATATAAATTTGCTATGTAAATGTATTTATCCTGACACTGTCTCAAATTC
The sequence above is drawn from the Raphanus sativus cultivar WK10039 unplaced genomic scaffold, ASM80110v3 Scaffold4016, whole genome shotgun sequence genome and encodes:
- the LOC108836825 gene encoding cellulose synthase-like protein B3, with translation MADSSSSLPPLCERISHKSYFLRAVDLTILGLLFSLLLYRIQRMNENDNAWVVALLCESCFLFIWLLITCIKWSPAEYKPHLDRLDERVHDFPSVDMFVTTADPVKEPPILVVNTVLSLLAVNYPANKLACYVSDDGCSPLTYFSLKEASKFAKIWVPFCKKYNVRVRAPFRYFLNPLDATEDSEFSREWEMTKRKYEELVQKVEDATRNSCWLDAGDDFEAFSNTKPSDHSTIVKVIWENEEGVGDEKEVPHFVYISREKKPNCVHHYKAGAMNFLVRVSGLMTNAPYMLNVDCDMYVNEADVVRQAMCIFLQRTMNPNQCAFVQFPQDFYDSNADEFVILQSYLGRGIAGIQGPIFTGSGCFHTRKVMYGLSIDDLDDGGSISSVATRRMLAEGSLAKEFGSTKEIVKSVAEALQRKPNPQQTITNSIKIAKEVGNCHYEYQTSWGKTIGWLYDSMADDVNTSIGIHSRGWTSSYVSPDPPAFLGCMPPMGPVAMVQWRRWGTGMLEVFFNRQSPLMGLFHQKIRFRQRLAYISISMWGLRSIPELFYCLLPAYCLLHNSALFPKGLCLGVIVTLVGMHCLYTLWEFMRVGFSVQSWYVSQSIWRIKATSCWLFSILDITLKLLGISKVVLIVTQKTTPESRSGSGDEPPQRIDDDLNPSSGKLEIDGSLYFLPGTFIVLVNLAAIAGYGVGLQQWSCKHGTGGSGLAEACMCVLVVMLFLPFLTGLFKKGKYGIPLYTLCKAVFLTALFVVFSVGK